A region of Streptomyces deccanensis DNA encodes the following proteins:
- a CDS encoding FdhF/YdeP family oxidoreductase → MAGKAPKNDPVQDAPRVAEPQHAAAGLPAIGHTLRVAQQQMGVKRTALTLLRVNQKDGFDCPGCAWPEPEHRHAAEFCENGAKAVAEEATLRRVTPEFFAAHTVADLATRSGYWLGQQGRLTHPMYLPEGGDRYEPVSWDRAFDIVAEELKALTSPDEALFYTSGRTSNEAAFLYQLFAREFGTNNLPDCSNMCHESSGSALSETIGVGKGSVLLEDLYRADLIIVAGQNPGTNHPRMLSALEKAKADGAKIITVNPLPEAGLERFKNPQTPQGMLKGAALTDLFLQIRIGGDQALFRLLNKLILETEGAVDETFVAEHTHGFEEFTAAARAADWDETLAATGLTREKIDEALRMVLASKRTIVCWAMGLTQHKHAVPTIREVVNFLLLRGNIGRPGAGVCPVRGHSNVQGDRTMGIFERPAPAFLDALEREFGFAPPREHGYDVVRAIRAMRDDKAKVFFAMGGNFVSASPDTEVTEAAMRRARLTVHVSTKLNRSHAVTGARALILPTLGRTERDLQGGGEQFVTVEDSMGMVHASRGRLEPASGQLLSEPAIVCRLARRVLGEESRTPWEEFEKDYATIRDRIARVVPGFEDFNARVADPSGFALPHAPRDERRFPTATGKANFTAAPVEYPRLPEGRLLLQTLRSHDQYNTTIYGLDDRYRGIKNGRRVVLVNPEDARELKLADGSYVDLVGEWKDGVERRAPGFRVVHYPTARGCAAAYYPETNVLVPLDSTADTSNTPASKSVVVRLEQSSTD, encoded by the coding sequence ATGGCCGGCAAGGCGCCGAAGAATGATCCGGTTCAGGACGCGCCCCGGGTCGCGGAGCCCCAGCACGCGGCGGCGGGACTGCCGGCGATCGGGCACACCCTGCGGGTCGCGCAGCAGCAGATGGGTGTGAAGCGGACCGCGCTGACCCTGCTGCGGGTCAACCAGAAGGACGGGTTCGACTGCCCGGGCTGCGCCTGGCCGGAGCCGGAGCACCGGCACGCGGCGGAGTTCTGCGAGAACGGCGCGAAGGCGGTCGCCGAGGAGGCCACGCTCCGCCGGGTCACGCCCGAGTTCTTCGCCGCCCACACCGTGGCCGATCTCGCCACCCGCAGCGGTTACTGGCTGGGGCAGCAGGGGCGGCTCACCCACCCCATGTATCTGCCCGAGGGCGGCGACCGGTACGAGCCGGTGTCCTGGGACCGCGCCTTCGACATCGTCGCCGAGGAGCTGAAGGCGCTCACCTCCCCCGACGAGGCCCTCTTCTACACCTCCGGGCGGACCAGCAACGAGGCCGCGTTCCTCTACCAGCTGTTCGCCCGCGAGTTCGGCACGAACAACCTGCCGGACTGCTCCAACATGTGCCACGAGTCGTCGGGCTCCGCGCTCTCCGAGACCATCGGCGTCGGCAAGGGCAGCGTCCTGCTGGAGGACCTCTACCGGGCCGACCTGATCATCGTGGCCGGACAGAACCCCGGGACCAACCATCCCCGGATGCTCTCCGCCCTGGAGAAGGCCAAGGCCGACGGCGCGAAGATCATCACCGTCAACCCGCTGCCCGAGGCCGGCCTGGAGCGGTTCAAGAACCCGCAGACGCCGCAGGGCATGCTCAAGGGCGCCGCCCTCACCGACCTGTTCCTCCAGATCCGCATCGGCGGCGACCAGGCCCTGTTCCGCCTCCTCAACAAGCTGATCCTGGAGACGGAAGGCGCCGTCGACGAGACCTTCGTCGCCGAACACACCCACGGCTTCGAGGAGTTCACCGCAGCCGCCCGCGCGGCCGACTGGGACGAGACGCTCGCGGCGACCGGTCTGACGCGCGAGAAGATCGACGAGGCGCTGCGCATGGTGCTCGCCTCGAAGCGGACCATCGTCTGCTGGGCCATGGGTCTCACCCAGCACAAGCACGCGGTGCCGACCATCCGCGAAGTGGTCAACTTCCTCCTGCTGCGCGGCAACATCGGCCGCCCCGGCGCCGGTGTCTGCCCGGTGCGCGGCCACTCCAACGTGCAGGGCGACCGCACGATGGGCATCTTCGAGCGGCCCGCCCCGGCGTTCCTGGACGCCCTGGAGAGGGAGTTCGGCTTCGCGCCGCCCCGGGAGCACGGCTACGACGTCGTACGGGCCATCAGGGCCATGCGCGACGACAAGGCGAAGGTGTTCTTCGCGATGGGCGGCAACTTCGTCTCGGCGTCCCCCGACACGGAGGTCACGGAGGCGGCGATGCGCCGGGCGCGGCTGACCGTGCACGTGTCGACGAAGCTGAACCGCTCGCACGCGGTCACGGGCGCGCGGGCGCTGATCCTGCCCACCCTGGGACGCACCGAGCGCGATCTCCAGGGCGGCGGCGAGCAGTTCGTGACCGTCGAGGACTCCATGGGCATGGTGCACGCCTCGCGCGGCCGGCTGGAGCCCGCGAGCGGGCAGTTGCTGTCCGAGCCGGCCATCGTGTGCCGGCTCGCCCGCCGCGTCCTCGGCGAGGAGAGCCGGACGCCCTGGGAGGAGTTCGAGAAGGACTACGCGACGATCCGCGACCGCATCGCGCGCGTGGTGCCCGGGTTCGAGGACTTCAACGCGCGCGTGGCCGACCCGTCCGGCTTCGCGCTCCCGCACGCCCCGCGCGACGAGCGCCGCTTCCCCACCGCCACCGGCAAGGCCAACTTCACGGCCGCCCCGGTGGAGTACCCGCGGCTGCCCGAGGGCCGCCTGCTGCTGCAGACGCTGCGCTCGCACGACCAGTACAACACCACCATCTACGGCCTGGACGACCGCTACCGGGGTATCAAGAACGGCCGCCGGGTCGTCCTCGTCAACCCCGAGGACGCGCGGGAGCTGAAGCTCGCCGACGGGTCGTACGTGGACCTGGTGGGCGAGTGGAAGGACGGCGTCGAGCGGCGCGCCCCCGGGTTCCGGGTGGTGCACTACCCGACGGCGCGCGGCTGCGCGGCCGCCTACTACCCGGAGACCAA